The Desulfobulbaceae bacterium DB1 genome contains a region encoding:
- a CDS encoding portal protein, translated as MGVAADIVIIVVAALIGALIAQRIKQPLILGYILAGIVVGPHTGGVTVGDIHEIELLAEIGVALLLFALGLEFSISELKPVRNIALFGTPVQILLTIALGFGLGRYLGWSSVNALWFGALISLSSTMVTLKTLMSRGLVGTLSSRVMIGMLIVQDLAVIPMMIILPQLSNPEAGLPLLAIAVVKSVIFLVVMLYLGRKLLPWLLAQVANWNSRELFILSITAIGLGVGYATYLFGLSFAFGAFVAGMVLSESDYGHQALSDIVPLRDIFGLLFFTSVGMLLDPVFLFENWGKILSLVLIVGLFKGAIFSVLAMLFGYINIVPIAVGLGLFQVGEFAFVLARVGLETQAIDQNMYSLVLAISVSSMVLTPFASALASPLYKLKKRLFRYEPLQTENIPHSGLKDHVVIAGGGRVGQHIAKILTQLDLPFVIIELNHQRMLECKTAKFPVIYGDMSQSTVIEVSRVHAARLLLITTPSVITAQSIVKQAHLFRPDLHIIVRANGAEQARTLYENGVYMAVLPEMEAGLEIARQALLHLEIPVAVIQQYTDGVRQQLYAPIYQSSSDQQLLTKLDNIKNMLEISWVTLTPASPLVGKSIKEAAVRTSTGASIVGIIHEKIFHSNPKANYSFQEGDLVAVVGNQQERNEFKRLAGCC; from the coding sequence ATGGGCGTAGCCGCGGATATCGTCATTATCGTGGTTGCCGCCTTGATTGGCGCGCTGATTGCGCAAAGGATCAAACAGCCGTTGATCCTGGGGTACATACTTGCCGGCATCGTTGTCGGGCCGCATACGGGCGGGGTGACGGTCGGCGATATTCATGAAATCGAACTCCTGGCGGAAATCGGCGTGGCCCTTCTTCTTTTTGCACTGGGGCTGGAATTTTCCATCAGCGAATTAAAACCGGTTCGCAATATCGCCCTGTTCGGCACTCCTGTTCAAATTCTGCTCACCATCGCCCTTGGCTTTGGTCTTGGCAGGTATTTAGGCTGGTCCTCGGTCAATGCATTATGGTTCGGTGCCCTCATATCGCTTTCCAGCACCATGGTGACCCTGAAGACCCTGATGAGCAGAGGGCTTGTGGGGACACTTTCCAGCCGGGTCATGATCGGCATGCTTATTGTGCAGGATCTGGCCGTCATCCCGATGATGATTATCCTGCCGCAGTTGAGCAACCCCGAAGCCGGTTTGCCCCTGTTGGCCATTGCCGTCGTCAAGTCCGTCATCTTCCTGGTGGTGATGCTTTATCTGGGCAGAAAGTTACTGCCATGGCTGCTGGCGCAGGTGGCCAACTGGAATTCCCGCGAGCTTTTCATCCTGTCCATTACCGCCATAGGTCTTGGAGTGGGGTATGCCACCTACCTTTTCGGGCTTTCTTTTGCTTTCGGTGCGTTTGTTGCCGGAATGGTTCTCAGCGAGTCTGATTACGGCCATCAAGCATTGAGTGACATTGTTCCCCTGCGGGACATCTTCGGTCTTTTGTTTTTTACATCAGTGGGCATGTTGCTTGACCCGGTTTTTTTGTTCGAAAACTGGGGCAAAATTCTCTCCCTGGTTCTCATTGTCGGCCTGTTCAAGGGGGCAATATTCTCCGTGCTGGCCATGCTGTTCGGCTATATCAATATCGTGCCGATTGCTGTCGGGCTCGGGCTGTTCCAGGTGGGTGAATTTGCCTTTGTCCTTGCCCGGGTGGGTCTTGAGACCCAGGCCATCGACCAGAACATGTATTCCCTCGTCCTCGCCATATCGGTGTCGAGCATGGTGTTGACCCCATTTGCATCGGCCCTGGCCTCCCCTCTTTACAAATTAAAAAAACGGCTCTTCCGGTATGAGCCCCTGCAGACGGAGAACATCCCTCATTCCGGGCTCAAGGACCATGTCGTCATTGCCGGAGGCGGACGGGTGGGACAACATATTGCGAAGATCCTGACCCAGCTCGATCTTCCTTTTGTCATTATTGAGTTGAATCACCAGCGAATGCTTGAATGCAAGACGGCAAAATTTCCAGTCATCTATGGCGATATGAGTCAGTCGACGGTAATCGAGGTCTCACGAGTGCATGCCGCCAGGCTTTTGCTGATTACCACCCCTTCGGTTATCACGGCTCAGTCCATTGTCAAACAGGCTCATCTTTTCAGGCCGGACTTGCATATCATTGTCAGGGCCAATGGCGCTGAGCAGGCTCGGACCTTATATGAAAACGGGGTTTACATGGCGGTTCTGCCGGAGATGGAGGCAGGGCTCGAAATCGCACGGCAGGCCCTTCTTCATCTGGAAATTCCCGTGGCTGTTATTCAACAGTATACGGATGGGGTGCGACAACAGCTTTATGCGCCGATTTATCAATCAAGCAGTGATCAGCAACTTTTGACCAAGCTTGATAATATAAAAAACATGTTGGAAATTTCATGGGTTACGCTGACACCGGCAAGTCCTCTTGTCGGCAAAAGTATTAAAGAGGCTGCCGTTCGCACCAGTACCGGAGCATCCATCGTCGGTATTATTCATGAAAAAATATTTCATTCCAATCCAAAAGCAAATTATTCCTTTCAGGAAGGAGATCTGGTGGCGGTTGTCGGCAATCAACAGGAACGCAATGAATTTAAAAGACTGGCCGGATGTTGCTGA
- a CDS encoding endopeptidase La, whose translation MGLFTKWQEPEQEACECASPEIDKLREAIQHAEMPPLVEKAALKEIEKLEKTSSSATEYSIGVNYLEYLISLPWNTFSDDNLDINHAQKILDEEHYGLQDVKERIMEYLAVRILRLSSRHTVLLVDDDEIACANMQHVLTKDGYDVATAASGAEALGLLEKQRFDLVVTDLKMQGVDGMEVLEKAKARHPHTEVIIVTGYATAPTAVEAMKKGSFHFLAKPLQLDELRATLTGALANKKKQLGTKGPILCFVGPPGTGKTSLQKSIAKCLGRQFIRISLGGMKDEAEIRGHRRSYVGALPGRIIQEIRRAGTRNPVIMLDEIDKIGQDFKGDPASALLEVLDHSQNTHFIDNYLDLPFDLSRVMFIATANTIDPIPPPLLDRLELLHFSGYTEEEKEKIAFSYLVPREIEEAGLSPRSLVFTPEAVRKIVREYTQEAGLRNIQRQIAAICRKTAREILSSNGKTKIIEVTAELVEKYLGPRKFFFESADDRERIGVATGLALTEAGGRILFIEATIMKGKENLILTGSLGNIMKESAQAALSYLRSNAATFQIDEDFFEGHDIHIHVPAGAIPKDGPSAGLTIAIALVSLVARRPVRRDVALTGELTLSGRILPVGGIRDKILAARRAGMKTVILPIANKADLREIPEDMLAGLKIVTTDDVIEVVALALH comes from the coding sequence ATGGGTCTGTTCACAAAATGGCAGGAACCGGAACAGGAGGCATGCGAATGCGCCTCACCTGAGATTGACAAATTACGCGAGGCAATTCAGCACGCGGAAATGCCGCCTCTTGTCGAAAAAGCGGCCCTGAAGGAAATCGAAAAACTCGAAAAAACGAGCAGCTCGGCAACCGAATACAGTATCGGCGTCAATTATCTCGAATATTTGATCAGTTTGCCGTGGAACACTTTTTCCGATGATAATCTTGATATCAATCATGCCCAGAAAATCCTCGACGAAGAGCATTACGGCCTCCAAGACGTCAAAGAGCGCATCATGGAATACCTTGCCGTCCGCATCCTCCGGCTCTCGTCCCGCCATACGGTTCTCCTGGTCGATGACGATGAAATCGCCTGCGCCAACATGCAGCATGTCCTGACCAAGGACGGTTACGATGTCGCCACCGCGGCCAGTGGCGCGGAGGCCTTGGGGCTCTTGGAAAAACAGCGCTTCGACCTGGTTGTCACCGATTTGAAGATGCAGGGAGTGGACGGCATGGAGGTACTGGAAAAGGCCAAGGCCCGCCATCCGCACACCGAGGTGATTATCGTCACCGGCTATGCGACGGCTCCAACGGCGGTCGAGGCGATGAAAAAAGGATCATTTCACTTCCTCGCCAAGCCACTGCAGCTTGATGAACTGCGGGCAACACTCACGGGCGCCCTGGCAAACAAAAAAAAACAGCTTGGCACCAAGGGCCCGATCCTCTGCTTCGTCGGCCCCCCGGGAACCGGCAAAACCTCCCTGCAGAAGTCCATTGCCAAATGCCTGGGCCGGCAATTTATCCGTATTTCCCTGGGCGGCATGAAGGACGAGGCGGAGATTCGCGGACATCGCCGCAGCTATGTCGGTGCCCTGCCCGGCCGGATCATTCAGGAAATCCGTCGGGCCGGAACCAGAAATCCAGTTATCATGCTCGACGAAATCGACAAAATCGGCCAGGATTTCAAGGGAGATCCGGCCTCGGCCCTGCTCGAGGTGCTGGATCACAGCCAGAATACCCATTTTATCGACAACTATCTTGACCTGCCCTTTGATCTCTCCCGGGTGATGTTTATTGCCACCGCCAATACAATTGATCCCATTCCGCCCCCTCTGCTGGACCGGCTGGAACTGCTCCACTTTTCCGGCTACACCGAAGAGGAAAAAGAAAAAATCGCCTTCAGTTATCTTGTCCCCAGGGAAATCGAGGAAGCGGGCCTGTCGCCCCGGTCACTGGTTTTCACCCCGGAGGCGGTGCGAAAAATCGTGCGGGAATACACCCAGGAAGCTGGACTCCGCAACATTCAAAGACAGATCGCCGCCATCTGCAGAAAAACGGCACGGGAAATTTTGAGCAGCAACGGCAAGACAAAGATCATCGAAGTCACGGCGGAGCTGGTGGAAAAATATCTCGGCCCGCGGAAATTTTTCTTTGAAAGCGCGGATGACAGGGAACGAATCGGCGTGGCCACCGGTCTGGCCCTCACCGAAGCGGGGGGCCGGATACTCTTTATCGAGGCAACGATCATGAAGGGCAAGGAAAATCTCATCCTCACCGGCTCCCTCGGCAATATCATGAAGGAATCGGCCCAGGCGGCACTCAGCTATCTCCGCAGCAACGCCGCGACCTTTCAGATTGACGAGGATTTTTTCGAAGGACACGATATCCATATCCATGTACCGGCCGGCGCGATTCCCAAGGACGGGCCGTCGGCTGGACTCACCATCGCCATCGCCCTGGTTTCCCTGGTGGCCAGGCGGCCGGTCAGAAGAGACGTCGCCCTGACCGGGGAGCTGACCTTAAGCGGCCGGATACTGCCGGTGGGCGGCATCCGGGATAAAATTCTTGCGGCCCGGCGGGCAGGGATGAAAACCGTCATTCTGCCCATTGCCAACAAGGCGGACCTGCGGGAGATTCCGGAAGACATGCTGGCCGGCCTGAAAATCGTCACCACCGATGATGTCATCGAGGTTGTCGCCCTTGCCCTGCACTGA